The following proteins are co-located in the Manihot esculenta cultivar AM560-2 chromosome 7, M.esculenta_v8, whole genome shotgun sequence genome:
- the LOC110607663 gene encoding cyanogenic beta-glucosidase-like, translating to MASKLQLIGMLIFFLISLLALTKPTMANDVDDIPVDFDRSYFPDDLIFGTATSAYQVGGDEKGVNEEGIEFYIRIINETIKQDFREYANLLFKRFGDRVKHLMTFNKPWALSGFAHDDGFFAPGRCSSWVNNQCRVGNSAIEPYIVAYHLLLSHSKAVQTTQKGKIGITLFTFWFEPLSNRRIDIEASRTSLDFMFGLRMDPLTYSQYPKTVQNLIGDKLLNFIDEETQLLRGSYDFIGLQYYTSYYAKPNVSIDSNCNV from the exons ATGGCTTCTAAGCTTCAGCTCATAGGGATGCTCATCTTCTTCCTCATAAGCTTGTTGGCTCTTACAAAACCAACAATGGCAAATGATGTTGACGACATCCCTGTAGATTTTGATCGTAGTTACTTTCCAGATGACCTCATTTTTGGAACAGCTACTTCTGCCTATCAG GTGGGAGGAGACGAGAAAGGAGTGAATGAAGAAGGGATTGAATTCTACATTAGAATTATTAACGAAACAATAAAACAAG ATTTCCGTGAATATGCTAATCTCCTCTTTAAAAGATTTGGTGATCGAGTAAAGCATTTGATGACTTTTAATAAACCATGGGCTCTTAGTGGATTCGCCCATGATGATGGATTTTTTGCTCCTGGTCGATGCTCATCTTGGGTGAATAATCAATGTCGTGTTGGAAACTCAGCCATTGAACCTTACATAGTTGCTTACCATTTGCTACTTTCTCATTCTAAAGCTGTAcaa ACAACTCAAAAAGGTAAAATTGGAATAACACTTTTCACCTTTTGGTTTGAGCCTCTCTCCAATAGAAGAATTGATATAGAAGCATCTAGAACATCCCTCGATTTCATGTTTGGATT GCGGATGGATCCTTTAACTTATAGTCAATATCCAAAAACCGTACAAAATTTAATTGGAGATAAATTGCTTAATTTTATCGATGAAGAAACTCAATTACTTAGAGGATCGTATGATTTTATTGGACTACAATACTACACTTCATATTATGCAAAACCAAATGTTTCAATTGATTCAAATTGT aatGTTTAA